From a region of the Dictyostelium discoideum AX4 chromosome 2 chromosome, whole genome shotgun sequence genome:
- a CDS encoding hypothetical protein (Similar to Trichomonas vaginalis iron-containing superoxide dismutase (EC 1.15.1.1) (Superoxide dismutase)) — MKKALELDFGSIAGFQQKFSQSASALNVPGFTWLVFHDKALRIITTFGSGSPLKLQNCHPILCLDLFEHAYVSDHGDKNKYIANFWSCINWKFVEAKFLNALVSDREYKLRLESLVGKQSHAFEQFLDSQSNN; from the exons ATGAAAAAAGCACTCGAATTAGATTTTGGTTCAATTGCTGGTTTCCAACAAaag TTCTCACAATCAGCATCAGCATTAAATGTACCAGGATTTACTTGGTTAGTTTTCCATGATAAAGCTTTAAGAATTATCACAACCTTTGGATCAGGTTCaccattaaaattacaaaactGTCACCCAATTTTATGTCTTGATCTTTTTGAACATGCTTACGTTTCTGACCATGGtgataaaaat aaatatattgCAAATTTCTGGTCATGTATTAATTGGAAATTTGTTGAAGCCAAATTTTTGAATGCTTTGGTTTCTGATAGAGAATATAAATTAAGATTAGAATCTCTTGTTGGAAAACAATCTCATGCATTTGAACAATTTCTTGATtcacaatcaaataattaa
- a CDS encoding hypothetical protein (Similar to Fusobacterium nucleatum (Subsp. nucleatum). methionyl-tRNA formyltransferase (EC 2.1.2.9)) — protein MFLSRSILTNKNKNSILFNNIRYFSTSIIKSPPYRILFFGTDNVSLPILKSLHENQKLKTNNLVKELQVICPKSEKKELVEEYAIENGLKITYPDAINGMKGFQVPKITTGESEQGNDELFDLAVVVSFGHFIPKSVLSKFKYGGINMHPSLLPRHRGAAPIYHQILSDDDNVGISVIELHHERFDCGKILKQIKLEPYDKDKILYNQLLTNLVELGSECVMSTIQDFPESSKNAKNQTEQGKTLAPKVNRKMSKLEWSTQTINEIWILYKAFSDNIGLNTMIYNKKSKSAKTIKVKEMLQPPSDSTTTTTTTTTTTTTTTTTTTTTTTTTTNEMYKQLLIDIKNYENRNSTTLKHGSFFLETDKSKPYNNIMWVNCKDGWIGITKLFEEGKKNTVKSSEFLFGKNTISINDKNNLTIPDSQVLF, from the exons atgtTTTTATCACGTTCTATTTTAaccaacaaaaataaaaactcaaTTCTATTTAATAACATTAGATATTTTTCCACctcaataattaaatcaccTCCATatagaattttattttttggtacTGATAATGTTtcattaccaattttaaaatctcttCATGAAAACCAAA aattaaaaacaaataatttagttaAAGAATTACAAGTTATTTGTCCAAAATccgaaaaaaaagaattagttGAAGAATATGCAATTGAGAATGGTTTAAAGATAACATATCCTGATGCAATTAATGGTATGAAAGGATTTCAAGTACCAAAGATAACGACTGGTGAAAGTGAACAAGgtaatgatgaattatttgatttggcCGTGGTTGTATCATTTGGACATTTCATACCGAAATCagtattatcaaaatttaaatatggtGGTATTAATATGCATccatcattattaccaaGACATCGTGGTGCTGCACCCATTTACCACCAAATTCTAAGCGACGATGATAATGTTGGTATCTCGGTGATAGAATTACATCACGAAAGATTCGACTGtggtaaaattttaaaacaaattaaattggAACCAtatgataaagataaaatccTATACAATCAATTACTAACAAACTTGGTTGAATTAGGAAGTGAATGTGTAATGTCAACAATTCAAGATTTTCCAGAATCTTCCAAAAATGCTAAAAATCAAACTGAACAAGGTAAAACTTTAGCACCAAAAGTGAATAGAAAAATGTCAAAATTAGAATGGTCAACACAAACCATCAATGAGATTTGGATTCTTTATAAAGCATTCAGTGATAACATTGGTTTAAATACAATGATTTACAATAAGAAATCAAAATCtgcaaaaacaattaaagtAAAAGAAATGTTACAACCACCATcagattcaacaacaacaacaacaacaacaacaacaacaacaacaacaacaacaacaacaaccacaaccacaaccacaaccaccacaaatgAAATgtataaacaattattaatagatatcaaaaattatgaaaatagAAATTCAACAACTTTAAAACATGGTTCTTTCTTTTTAGAAACTGATAAATCAAAAccttataataatataatgtGGGTAAATTGTAAAGATGGTTGGATTGGTATtactaaattatttgaagaagGTAAAAAGAATACTGTAAAATCCTCTGAATTTCTATTTGGTAAAAACActatttcaattaatgataaaaataatttaactaTACCAGATTCacaagttttattttaa
- the rps3a gene encoding 40S ribosomal protein S3a, with amino-acid sequence MADKKKKGSKKGGKKVDPFTRKEWYVVRAPTQFFKSPADNKVGFTPVNRTQGTKLASDGLKGRVYEVSLADMKDDESQVFRKIKLRAEEVEGRNVLTNFYGMDLTSDKLRSLIHKWSTLIECFVDVKTTDGYFLRVFAICFTKKGESQKKKTSYAKTSRVKAIRKKMVDILTETVSSNDLKTVVDYLIGVSLNGVTTNASGFAPTLAEKIRIEGSSIFPIHNVFIRKVKVLKTPKVDAAKLSELYASSATSTIAPTEEVGTAVERTEETTTTA; translated from the exons ATGGCAGA taaaaaaaagaagggATCCAAAAAAGGTGGTAAAAA agTCGACCCATTCACCCGTAAGGAATGGTATGTTGTAAGAGCACCAACTCAATTCTTCAAATCACCAGCTGATAACAAAGTCGGTTTCACTCCAGTTAACAGAACCCAAGGTACCAAACTTGCTTCTGATGGTTTAAAGGGTCGTGTCTACGAAGTTTCACTCGCTGATATGAAAGACGATGAATCCCAAGTCTTCAGAAAGATCAAATTAAGAGCTGAAGAAGTTGAAGGTAGAAACGTTTTAACCAACTTTTACGGTATGGATTTAACCTCAGACAAACTCCGTTCATTAATCCACAAATGGTCCACCTTGATCGAATGTTTTGTTGATGTTAAGACCACTGATGGTTATTTCCTCCGTGTCTTTGCCATCTGTTTCACCAAAAAGGGTGAATCCCAAAAGAAAAAGACCTCATACGCCAAGACCTCCCGTGTTAAGGCTATCCGTAAGAAGATGGTTGACATTTTAACCGAAACCGTCTCATCCAACGACCTCAAAACCGTTGTTGACTATTTAATTGGTGTCTCATTAAACGGTGTTACCACTAACGCCTCTGGTTTTGCCCCAACCCTCGCTGAAAAAATCAGAATCGAAGGTTCATCAATCTTCCCAATCCACAACGTCTTCATCAGAAAGGTTAAAGTCCTCAAGACTCCAAAAGTTGATGCTGCTAAATTATCTGAACTCTATGCTTCATCTGCCACCTCAACCATCGCCCCAACTGAAGAAGTAGGTACCGCTGTTGAAAGAACTGAagaaaccaccaccaccgcttaa
- a CDS encoding EGF-like domain-containing protein, protein MKFILFFIIIFYLISYINCIKLELTDITYNDLGVSTPYQHNRNPDDLTGVACSFYLMFYAVDIEDTINSGEAINFTSQNYPGPFLHQLSNKTAKITQYDISIPIGSTILDVIAQYENAQTSINVTLNCHENDFSKITVKVFKNSIDFRPLFPYPALVKLQGPFYNNIRSISAVGIPYGISSFLVFTTQPYLIDSFNITIEFINSNALNITIPQFFEYNINNDIILNRFPNQTQFYEMGRYYSPLYTISSSGDLPIYRTNSVNSVNPKAIYGSPNNYTFIGSVTEPDSNKKFFLQTLNGNKFENITTNLFTTINVLPFYRIPLLADFTYSTSTDLSTMFTAYYDSSSKYDFSTIKYTLKEYNLKLAWPFGFENGNNNAHKLIVSFPFSNYSSQYYDTFSVSVISGSVLGELIPVNLVTTNPLKILSFEIIYLYDFNVLVKVKINSNVSYKYEEFSYIDILGEKFGYDKCVSNEDQNPSFEILVNSWNLFEKIEISDLSGYIITYDMGSFVDINPPKRLMHPLVMAENDIFSIENVTFLYNNLNVIDKNVPNVMSFNYSDVTNTRKPFGLYILDETSGFLNKYDEKSVFFSKWNPIKKMYEIEFFVGANSREGVLPWMLMGGNNNAGLINSFLPHSCQLFINQSKFDAYGPIFTNITKTSSYGLKPELLVDWEFHIRDEVNGFERGYIEIRGDFDSSLYRFTFTNANLRQGDIYNGVYIYTQIISLNNVCNIQNYTITNVELYDRFGNSAKFSTISERVDVDPTRNPFILFGDDPNINKFQTDCNDTVDDYPPKLLSFSFENRMETTQSILFSFSAQCIDSGIKFAQYPIVYATSSQFKTVQCISYIDFYNTTYALYSCHMDIPFGFGYKNEILFSVYGFINNGGYFSGFSTEYLKTNSFPYSISNIPLYRKLSVEKTSSITNKGGDLWIIGREFDINSWVFVLYTDGKPNDSLYPKELHSTAILVSGIKPTIHPFTIQVRHITNGTLASNNYRVDPLIFIYPEDSSSTSSTSSSSTSSSSSSSSSSSSSLSSSSSSNETTPSPTSLPTNAPQKCKGNPICGGLNGYCSSSGCVCYSPWVGEDCLSKVIIVPQPSTNTSQPSTEIPIFDDNNSESIMFKSLISIVSLRELDFNDKQVNQYKFDKWTYSKLNETTNQYFTNITIQPSASNNFKSSITNITATLQWFNKETNITFANEQLQMKPSSIKYTIEISQYKFSNALNKLQLVMSASLTSFKGDDNNICSFNKFGETTNGDDSEYIKIQVDDHSLYGRFIKRAFIDSKIRSISNVQLDSSFENPSSSSSTSSQLFIGIEIPIYNDNVIIDPDFSVLIDSKAASNSDDNSICSSSISKLSKTQLAGIIIGSTLFGLIVIVAITYYVINKRKNTKMINRIQNKLKKVNK, encoded by the exons atgaaatttattttattttttataattatattttatttaatttcatataTTAATTGTATAAAATTGGAATTAACAGATATTACTTATAATGATTTAGGAGTATCAACACCTTATCAACACAATAGGAATCCAGATGATCTTACAGGAGTAGCCTgctctttttatttaatgttttatGCGGTGGATATTGAAGATACAATTAATTCGGGTGAAgcaattaattttacttcTCAAAATTATCCTGGACCATTTTTAcatcaattatcaaataaaacagCCAAAATCACTCAATATGATATTTCTATCCCAATAGGGTCAACCATTTTAGATGTTATAGCCCAATATGAAAATGCACAGACTTCAATTAATGTAACATTAAATTGTCAtg AAAATGATTTCAGTAAAATTACAGtcaaagtttttaaaaactcaATTGATTTTAGACCACTTTTTCCTTACCCAGCATTAGTTAAATTACAAGGtccattttataataatattaggtCAATATCTGCTGTGGGTATTCCTTATGGGATTAGCTCATTTCTTGTTTTTACAACCCAACCCTATCTTATAGATAGCTTCAATATTactattgaatttattaattcaaatgcACTAAATATAACTATCCCACAATTTTTTGAAT ataatataaataatgatataattttaaatagatttCCAAATCAAACACAATTTTATGAAATGGGAAGATATTATTCTCCTTTGTATACTATATCTTCATCTGGTGATTTACCAATTTATAGAACAAATTCTGTGAATTCTGTAAATCCAAAAGCAATATATGGTTCACCTAATAATTACACATTTATAGGTTCAGTAACCGAACcagattcaaataaaaaattttttttacaaacattaaatggaaataaatttgaaaatattacaaCCAATCTTTTTACAACAATAAATG ttctcCCATTTTATAGAATACCATTACTTGCTGATTTTACCTATAGTACCTCAACAGATTTATCAACAATGTTCACAGCATACTATGATTCATCCTCAAAATATGATTTTTCAACAATAAAATATACTCTTAAAGaatacaatttaaaattagcATGGCCATTTGGATTtgaaaatggaaataataatgcCCATAAGTTAATTGTATCTTTTCCATTTTCCAATTATTCATCACAATATTATGATACATTTAGTGTTTCTGTTATTAGTGGTTCTGTTTTGGGAGAGTTAATCCCTGTTAATTTGG taACAACAAACCCtctaaaaattttatcttttgaaataatttatttatatgattTTAATGTTTTGGTAAAggtaaaaattaattcaaatgtttCATATAAATATGAAGAGTTTTCTTATATAGATATTTTGGGTGAAAAGTTTGGATATGATAAATGTGTTTCAAATGAAGATCAAAATCCATCATTTGAAATTCTTGTTAATTCATggaatttatttgaaaaaattgaaattagtGATTTATCTGGTTATATAATAACATATGATATGGGCTCATTTGTTGATATAAATCCTCCAAAAAGATTAATGCATCCATTAGTTATGGCTG aaaatgatattttttcaattgaaaatgttacatttttatataataatttaaatgttatAGATAAAAATGTTCCAAACGTTATGTCATTTAATTATAGTGATGTAACCAATACTAGAAAACCATTTGGTCTTTACATTTTAGATGAAACATCaggatttttaaataaatatgatgAAAAATCTGTATTTTTCTCAAAATGGAAccctataaaaaaaatgtatgaaattgaattttttgttGGAGCAAATTCAAGGGAAGGTGTTTTACCTTGGATGTTAAtgggtggtaataataatgcaggtcttataaattcatttttaccaCATTCTTGTCAActttttataaatcaatCGA aatttgatgCATATGGTccaatttttacaaatattacTAAAACTAGTAGTTATGGATTAAAACCAGAATTATTAGTTGATTGGGAATTCCATATTAGAGATGAAGTTAACGGATTTGAAAGAGGTTATATTGAAATTAGAGGCGATTTTGATAGTTCCTTATATAGATTTACATTTACAAATGCAAATTTAAGACAAGGTGATATCTATAATGGAGTATACATTTATACTCAAATTATTTCATTGAATAATGTATgtaatattcaaaattatacTATTACAAATGTTGAATTATATGATCGATTTGGTAATTCTGCAAAGTTTAGTACTATTTCAGAAAGAGTTGATGTTGACCCAACAAGAAatccttttattttatttggcGATGATCCaaatataaacaaattcCAAACTGATTGCAATGATACAGTAGATGACTATCctccaaaattattatcattttcatttgaaaataggATGGAAACAACtcaatcaatattattttcattttcagcTCAATGTATTGATAGTGGTATTAAATTCGCACAATACCCAATAGTTTATGCAACTTCAAGCCAATTCAAAACAGTTCAATGTATTTCTTATATAGATTTTTACAATACCACATATGCCTTGTATTCTTGTCATATGGATATTCCATTTGGTTTCGgatataaaaatgaaattttattcaGTGTTTAtggatttataaataatggcGGATACTTTAGTGGTTTCTCAACAGAATATTTGAAAACTAATTCTTTTCcatattcaatttcaaatattccGCTTTATAGAAAGTTATCAGTTGAAAAAACAAgttcaattacaaataaaggTGGTGATTTATGGATTATTGGTAGAGAATTTGATATTAACAGTTGGGTATTTGTACTATATACTGATGGTAAACCCAACGATTCTTTATATCCAAAAGAACTTCATTCAACTGCAATTCTTGTTAGTGGAATTAAACCTACTATACACCCTTTTACAATTCAAGTAAGACATATTACAAATGGTACATTAGCTTCAAACAATTATAGAGTTGACCCTCTCATTTTTATATATCCTGAAGATTCATCTTCAACTTCTTCAACTTCTTCATCCTCAACCTCTTCATCTTCTagctcatcatcatcatcatcatcatcattgtcatcatcatcatcatcaaatgaaaCTACGCCTAGCCCAACATCATTACCAACAAATGCTCCTCAAAAATGCAAAGGAAATCCAATTTGTGGTGGTTTAAATGGATATTGTTCATCTAGTGGTTGCGTTTGTTATTCTCCATGGGTTGGCGAGGATTGTTTATCAAAAGTAATCATTGTACCACAACCATCAACAAATACCTCGCAACCATCAACTGAAATTCCAatttttgatgataataattcagaATCAATTATGTTTAAATCATTGatttcaattgtttcattAAGAGAATTAGATTTCAATGATAAACAAGTAAACCaatataaatttgataaatggacttattcaaaattaaatgaaacaaCAAATCAATATTTCACAAATATTACAATTCAACCATCagcttcaaataattttaaaagtagTATAACTAATATCACTGCAACATTACAATGGTTTAATAAAGAAACAAATATAACATTTGCAAATgaacaattacaaatgaaACCATCTAGTATTAAAtatacaattgaaatttcacaATATAAATTCTCAAAtgcattaaataaattacaacTTGTAATGTCAGCATCATTAACATCTTTTAAAggtgatgataataacatttgttcattcaataaatttggtgaaactacaaatggtgatgattctgaatatattaaaatccaAGTTGATGATCATTCATTATATggtagatttattaaaagagcTTTCATTGATTCAAAAATTagatcaatttcaaatgttcAATTGGattcatcatttgaaaatcCTTCCTCATCTTCATCCACATCCTCTCAACTATTCATTGGTATTGAAATTCCAATctataatgataatgttaTTATAGATCCTGACTTTTCTGTACTAATAGACAGTAAAGCTGCCTCAAATAGTGATGATAATTCAATATGTTCATCAAGTATATCAAAACTATCAAAAACTCAACTTgctggtattattattggttcaACCCTATTTGGTTTAATAGTGATAGTTGCCATAACCTACTATGTCATAAATAAGAGAAAAAATACTAAAATGATTAACAGGatccaaaataaattaaaaaaagttaacaaataa
- a CDS encoding serine/threonine dehydratase — translation MAKKHSREETITSPSPSGNTTTTSTTSPTSTTPTKEKRTKISNGNNKEKETNSNNNINTSNTNILNGSVNSLNNSSTNLFTTHQNNPVKNLKGFDDIGEGILRFEGSKEIDFIGSVKRVHSMMKDYLKKTPQYDYELLSQLFKCDLQLKLENLQLFGDIYVRNCFSILLSNYFNQAKDLGKEFRQIGGFVLVINPMDIESQPMVTGSILTALHLKMKCIIYVGPGNLPLSQITRLYMCHARGAKIIFHKGDVSSCYTRAWQHAKDMSMVFLDCKFIPHFSLLGAATIAHEMMEDSPDRETIIIPLRLYSQGWSYVSGISIFYKIMKPEIKIIVVQMTDDLFGKDIEGKEFNRQSLFPDRLEIGWLALIHDQSDLTNVFDAFDSRNQGKFSDKDLEALLISIGGDPTRNKSMCPKSSLSQTEFVHEVITEITNGLEQLEEKFSYFLPQFKLDNLINHKIIDQLVTATEDQASIAFIKCLEYTHTLTNGKGSIALGGLMSGNIHLRPDEKVLVMLSGGYVDVIDFQTILNYGLDITGQSFEIELDLPDNTTSLNKVLNVIGENKVSVMEVLMDRSCETLKQYHVRTSIQCHSRNFEQQFKIFDVIKSLGFKYSLRKSAILNKEESGFLSPPMIKPSTNLSISQSINIGSSVTSLPSFPNTLNSSSSNAFNRFGNGNGSSSNTTSPSPPPQLPPQLQYKISPKPYHQQKRNIGDITVQSIREAHNRIKHIMTQPPIYHSTTYSKICGCKVTLMLENTQKTGSFKIRGSSNMVLRALEGAMVNTDERPVGLVAASAGNHAQGVALISAKVGLPCTIVCPEYAPDSKLSSTRQYGAEVIKKGKSLEEAVKLADEICKERNWTLVRPYNDVDVIEGQGTMGCDIYDKVPDVDTVVVNVGGGGMIAGIALFLKRINPNIRIIGVQSANVSPLSEFKQTNQFRYIEPAVLSLADGTNVKMPGGVHTQVLHDMVDEYVTVSENEIASTIVHLLYNSRTVSEGAGCLGLAALMHKKIKVRKDERVCVIICGGNIDMSTLRQVYEYGLRSLGRSFTIHLTTWDYPGTLSKIIGLAARAELKVREIRHIRGGGNINWNEVIISLSFYSNSFNHQNFFLSLLAQEGLFPKIVGRKYIKDNEIVYKIFDKSVDKKNKELKDTFSERQQLFLEQYGKQANVSLESKMN, via the exons atggcaaag aAACATTCAAGAGAAGAAACAATAACATCACCAAGTCCAAGTGGaaatacaactacaacatctACAACAAgtccaacatcaacaacaccaacaaaagaaaaaagaacaaaaatttcaaatggaaataataaagaaaaagaaaccaatagtaataataatataaatacaagtaatacaaatattttaaatggtagtgttaatagtttaaataatagtagtacaaatttatttacaacacatcaaaataatccagtaaagaatttaaaaggATTTGATGATATTGGTGAAGGTATACTTAGATTCGAAGgatcaaaagaaattgatttcATTGGATCAGTAAAGAGAGTTCATTCAATGAtgaaagattatttaaagaaaactCCACAATATGATTACGAATTATTAAGTCAATTATTCAAATGTGatttacaattgaaattagAGAATCTTCAATTGTTTGGTGATATTTATGTTAGAAATTGTTTTAGTATCcttttatcaaattattttaatcaagCCAAAGATTTAGGTAAAGAGTTTAGACAAATTGGTGGTTTCGTTTTAGTGATTAATCCAATGGATATTGAAAGTCAACCAATGGTAACTGGTAGTATTTTAACTGctcttcatttaaaaatgaaatgtaTTATTTATGTTGGTCCTGGtaatttaccattatcaCAAATTACAAGA ttataTATGTGTCATGCTAGAGGTgcaaaaattatatttcatAAAGGTGATGTATCATCATGTTATACAAGAGCATGGCAACATGCAAAAGATATGAGTATGGTATTTTTAGATTGTAAATTTATACCACATTTTAGTTTATTGGGTGCAGCAACTATTGCACATGAAATGATGGAGGATAGTCCAGATAGGGAGACAATTATCATACCATTAAGATTATATTCACAGGGTTGGAGTTATGTCAGTGGTATTTCAATTTTCTATAAGATTATGAAACCTGAAATCAAGATTATAGTAGTTCAAATGACTGATGATCTCTTTGGTAAAGATATTGAAggtaaagaatttaatagaCAATCATTATTCCCTGACCGTTTAGAGATTGGTTGGTTAGCATTAATTCATGATCAATCAGATCTTACCAATGTTTTCGACGCTTTCGATTCAAGAAATCAAGGTAAATTCTCTGATAAAGATTTAGAGGCATTATTGATAAGCATTGGTGGTGATCCAACTAGAAATAAATCAATGTGTCCAAAATCATCACTTTCTCAAACTGAATTTGTTCATGAAGTAATCACAGAGATCACAAATGGTTTAGAGCAATTGGAGGAGAAATTTAGCTACTTTTTACCACAATTCAAATTGGATAACTTAATCAATCATAAAATCATCGATCAATTAGTAACAGCAACCGAGGATCAAGCTTCAATCGCTTTCATTAAATGTTTAGAGTATACCCATACTCTCACCAATGGTAAGGGTTCAATTGCTTTGGGTGGTCTAATGAGTGGTAATATTCATTTAAGACCCGATGAAAAAGTATTGGTTATGTTATCAGGTGGTTATGTCGATGTAATCGATTTTCAAACTATTTTAAACTATGGTTTAGATATCACTGGTCAAAgctttgaaattgaattggaTTTACCCGATAATACTACATCACTAAATAAAGTATTAAATGTTATTGGTGAAAATAAAGTATCAGTTATGGAGGTATTAATGGATCGTTCTTGTGAAACTTTAAAACAATATCATGTTAGAACTTCAATTCAATGTCATTCAAGAAATTTTgaacaacaatttaaaatctttgatGTTATTAAATCTTTAGGTTTTAAATATAGTTTAAGAAAATCTGCAATTCTAAATAAAGAAGAATCTGGTTTCCTCTCACCACCAATGATTAAGCCTTcaacaaatttatcaatttctcaatcaattaatattggtAGTAGTGTAACGAGTTTACCATCATTTCCAAATACTTTAAATTCAAGTAGTTCAAATGCATTTAATAGatttggtaatggtaatggtagttCATCAAATacaacatcaccatcaccaccaccacaactaccaccacaattacaatataaaatttcaccaaaaccatatcatcaacaaaaaagaaatattggTGATATAACAGTTCAATCAATTAGAGAAGCACATAATAGAATTAAACATATTATGACTCAACCACCCATTTATCATTCAACTACCTATTCAAAGATTTGTGGTTGCAAAGTTACATTAATGTTAGAGAATACTCAAAAGACTGGTAGTTTTAAGATTAGAGGTTCATCGAATATGGTGTTAAGAGCATTGGAAGGTGCAATGGTAAACACTGATGAAAGACCAGTTGGTTTAGTTGCTGCCTCTGCAGGCAATCATGCTCAAGGTGTAGCTTTAATCTCTGCAAAAGTTGGTTTACCTTGTACAATCGTTTGTCCAGAGTATGCACCagattcaaaattatcatcaacTCGTCAATATGGTGCCGAAGTCATTAAAAAGGGTAAAAGTCTTGAAGAGGCTGTCAAATTGGCCGATGAAATCTGTAAGGAAAGAAATTGGACATTGGTTAGACCTTAcaatgatgttgatgtaaTCGAAGGTCAAGGTACAATGGGTTGTGATATCTATGATAAAGTACCAGATGTCGATACTGTGGTTGTaaatgttggtggtggtggtatgaTCGCTGGTATCGCACTATTCTTGAAACGTATCAATCCAAACATTAGAATCATTGGTGTTCAATCAGCAAACGTTTCACCATTATCAGAATTTAAACAAACCAATCAATTCCGTTATATCGAACCAGCAGTTTTATCATTGGCCGATGGTACAAATGTAAAGATGCCAGGTGGTGTACACACTCAAGTACTTCATGATATGGTCGATGAGTATGTAACCGTTAGTGAAAATGAAATCGCTTCGACCATAGTTCATCTACTTTATAATAGTCGTACAGTTTCAGAGGGTGCAGGTTGTTTAGGTTTGGCTGCATTAATGCATAAGAAAATTAAAGTTAGAAAGGATGAAAGGGTTTGTGTCATCATTTGTGGTGGTAATATCGATATGTCAACACTTCGTCAAGTCTATGAATATGGTTTACGTTCACTTGGTCGTTCTTTCACAATTCATTTAACAACTTGGGATTATCCTGGGACCCTAAGTAAAATCATTGGTTTGGCTGCCCGTGCCGAATTAAAAGTTCGTGAAATTAGACATATccgtggtggtggtaatatcAATTGGAATGAAGTTATCATTTCCCTCTCCTTCTATAGTAACTCTTTTAATCATCAAAACTTTTTCTTATCTCTATTGGCTCAAGAAGGTCTCTTCCCAAAGATTGTCGGTAGAAAATACattaaagataatgaaaTAGTCTATAAAATTTTCGATAAATCTGttgataaaaagaataaagaattaaaagatacCTTTTCAGAAAGACAACAACTATTTTTAGAACAATATGGAAAACAAGCCAATGTTTCTTTGGAAAgtaaaatgaattaa